The Halorientalis sp. IM1011 genome window below encodes:
- a CDS encoding DUF5820 family protein, which yields MDFADLAAGWAVWSEGETRYVLAYRPDVFDSSEFPAPCLPTIYLTKGQRGRRPGQHRPVPDDPWYVTLYLEPEIEVAAERYEDRAEAVDGVHDLAARFAAGEFDPREYYQVPREEYLDELDALLGEHGDDRR from the coding sequence ATGGACTTCGCGGATCTGGCGGCCGGGTGGGCGGTCTGGTCGGAGGGCGAGACCAGATACGTGCTGGCCTATCGGCCGGACGTGTTCGACAGCAGCGAGTTCCCTGCGCCCTGTCTGCCGACGATCTACCTGACCAAGGGACAGCGCGGTCGCCGTCCCGGCCAGCACCGGCCCGTCCCCGACGACCCCTGGTACGTGACGCTGTATCTGGAACCCGAAATCGAGGTCGCGGCCGAGCGGTACGAGGACCGGGCCGAGGCAGTCGACGGCGTCCACGACCTCGCCGCCCGCTTCGCCGCCGGCGAGTTCGACCCTCGCGAGTACTATCAGGTACCCCGCGAGGAGTATCTGGACGAACTCGACGCCTTGCTCGGCGAGCACGGCGACGACCGCCGCTGA
- a CDS encoding DoxX family protein, translated as MPQPDSTHDSPPSLVGRLLFASGLAVLALRNLDDLDGRIAYADAKGVPLADTLVPLSSGLLLGGSLGIGAWKLPRLSAGSVAAFFVGVTPLMHDFWAVDEDQRGEELTSFLQNLTLLGAAIAFFRHASRE; from the coding sequence ATGCCCCAACCCGACTCGACACACGATAGCCCCCCGTCGCTCGTAGGCCGACTCCTCTTCGCGAGCGGGCTCGCCGTCCTCGCACTCAGGAACCTCGACGACCTCGACGGCCGGATCGCCTACGCGGACGCCAAGGGGGTCCCGCTGGCCGACACTCTCGTCCCGCTCTCCAGCGGCCTCCTCCTCGGTGGCAGTCTCGGCATCGGTGCCTGGAAACTCCCGCGGCTCTCGGCCGGGAGCGTCGCCGCCTTCTTCGTCGGCGTCACACCCCTGATGCACGACTTCTGGGCCGTCGACGAGGACCAGCGCGGTGAAGAACTCACTTCCTTCCTCCAGAACCTCACGCTGCTGGGTGCCGCCATCGCCTTCTTCCGGCACGCTAGCCGGGAATAA
- a CDS encoding UPF0179 family protein: MTTVTLVGTRLAEVGTEFVYQGEADACEGCPYRDQCLNLATGQKYRVAAIRENASTLDCAVHDSGVTAVEVEPAPVVANVDAQGAYAGSKATLEGPCPHTGCPSHEYCEPAGAEFDEEYRIDEVVGEPPHDYCMLDRDLKLVEFAPPADED, from the coding sequence ATGACGACGGTCACGCTCGTCGGGACCCGGCTCGCCGAAGTCGGGACCGAGTTCGTCTATCAGGGGGAGGCCGACGCCTGCGAGGGCTGTCCCTACCGGGACCAGTGTCTCAACCTCGCGACCGGCCAGAAGTACCGCGTGGCCGCGATCCGGGAGAACGCCTCGACGCTCGACTGTGCCGTCCACGACTCGGGAGTCACCGCAGTCGAGGTCGAGCCGGCCCCGGTCGTCGCGAACGTCGACGCTCAAGGTGCCTACGCCGGGAGCAAAGCCACGCTGGAGGGCCCCTGTCCGCACACCGGCTGTCCCTCCCACGAATACTGCGAACCGGCTGGCGCGGAGTTCGACGAGGAGTACCGGATCGACGAGGTGGTCGGGGAGCCACCGCACGACTACTGTATGCTCGATCGAGATCTGAAACTCGTGGAGTTCGCGCCGCCGGCCGACGAGGACTGA
- a CDS encoding succinylglutamate desuccinylase/aspartoacylase family protein, producing the protein MRVETVGDGPAEIAVIGGIHGDEPCGVHAVETLLSADLEFQRPVKFVIANEKAQEQDVRYVDEDLNRAFPGNPDGDTHESRLAHELSMEVSDCQILALHSTQSYEGLFALVDEVREYERRICPRLSVDAVVETCDFKEGRLFEVTRRLIEVECGFQGSDTAAENAVQVTREFLAATGALPDDDAPHRDELPVYRLTNAVPKDSAEAYDVFATNFHEVPAGQPYAAADGREYVAETDFYPVLMSPYGYENVFGYAADRVGTLES; encoded by the coding sequence ATGCGAGTCGAGACCGTCGGCGACGGCCCCGCGGAGATCGCGGTCATCGGCGGGATCCACGGCGACGAACCCTGTGGCGTCCACGCCGTCGAGACGCTGCTCTCGGCCGACCTGGAGTTCCAGCGGCCCGTCAAGTTCGTGATCGCCAACGAGAAGGCCCAGGAACAGGACGTCCGGTACGTCGACGAGGACCTCAACCGCGCGTTCCCGGGCAACCCCGACGGCGATACCCACGAGTCCCGACTGGCACACGAGCTCTCGATGGAAGTGTCGGACTGTCAGATCCTCGCGCTGCACTCCACCCAGTCCTACGAGGGGTTGTTCGCGCTGGTCGACGAGGTCCGCGAGTACGAACGTCGGATCTGTCCCCGGCTGTCGGTCGACGCCGTCGTCGAGACCTGCGATTTCAAAGAGGGCCGGCTGTTCGAGGTGACCCGCCGGCTGATCGAGGTCGAGTGCGGGTTCCAGGGCTCGGACACGGCCGCCGAGAACGCCGTGCAGGTGACCCGCGAGTTCCTCGCCGCCACGGGTGCGCTGCCCGACGACGACGCACCCCACCGCGACGAACTGCCGGTCTACCGGCTCACGAACGCGGTGCCCAAGGACTCGGCGGAGGCTTACGACGTGTTCGCGACGAACTTCCACGAGGTCCCGGCCGGCCAGCCCTACGCCGCGGCCGACGGTCGGGAGTACGTCGCCGAAACCGATTTCTATCCCGTACTGATGTCGCCGTACGGCTACGAGAACGTGTTCGGCTACGCCGCCGACCGCGTCGGGACGCTGGAGTCCTGA
- a CDS encoding DUF309 domain-containing protein, with protein MDEHTRDESVGPPVRGEPTGWLPEQDRWEHGTLRRATIHGVALYNAGEYHDSHDCFEDEWYNYGRGSTESKFLHGMVQVAAGAYKHVDFEDDDGMRSLFRTALQYFRDVPNDYYGVDLLDVRTVLTNALTDPTVLAGWQVTLDERRPEATEADFAYVESLEH; from the coding sequence ATGGACGAACACACGCGCGACGAGTCGGTCGGGCCCCCGGTACGAGGGGAGCCGACGGGGTGGCTCCCGGAGCAGGATCGCTGGGAACACGGTACCCTTCGGCGCGCGACGATCCACGGCGTCGCCCTCTACAACGCCGGCGAGTACCACGACTCACACGACTGCTTCGAGGACGAGTGGTACAACTACGGACGCGGGTCGACCGAGAGCAAGTTTCTCCACGGGATGGTGCAGGTCGCCGCCGGCGCGTACAAACACGTCGATTTCGAAGATGACGACGGGATGCGCTCGCTCTTTCGCACCGCGCTCCAGTACTTCCGGGACGTGCCGAACGACTACTACGGCGTCGACCTGCTCGACGTCCGGACGGTGTTGACGAACGCGCTGACCGATCCCACAGTGCTGGCAGGGTGGCAGGTGACACTCGACGAGCGCCGGCCGGAGGCCACCGAGGCCGACTTCGCCTACGTCGAGTCGCTGGAGCACTGA
- a CDS encoding sensor histidine kinase: MNASRFAGLTPLKIALAYAVAGAVWIAFSDRALVALFSDGPLFDAVMTGKGWLFVAVSGVVLYAMISYRERALRETRTELEQSRTQLSILHRVLRHNLRNHCTVVRSCSDLIERERADEETLARIRRTTDDLVALSEKSQHLKSLLEADDTTHRIDLSERTRDLVPELDASYPDATIETELADAAVASVVDQYDVVLGELVGNAVEHHDAPDPTIRISVATDDAGDVSLVVADDGPGIPSMERRVLEDGIEEPMFHSQGLGLWLVRVFVQQSGGDLRVEDNDPRGTAIRITLPAASD; this comes from the coding sequence ATGAACGCGTCACGGTTCGCTGGACTCACCCCGCTGAAAATCGCGCTCGCGTACGCCGTCGCCGGTGCCGTGTGGATCGCGTTCTCGGATCGTGCGCTGGTCGCGCTGTTCTCCGACGGGCCGCTGTTCGACGCCGTGATGACGGGGAAGGGGTGGCTGTTCGTCGCCGTATCCGGCGTCGTCCTGTACGCGATGATCTCCTACCGGGAGCGGGCGCTCCGGGAGACGCGGACGGAACTGGAGCAGTCCCGGACGCAACTGTCGATCCTCCATCGCGTGCTCCGACACAACCTCCGGAATCACTGTACCGTCGTCCGGTCGTGTTCCGACCTGATCGAGCGCGAACGGGCCGACGAAGAGACGCTGGCACGGATCCGTCGAACCACCGACGACCTCGTCGCCCTGAGCGAGAAGTCCCAGCACCTGAAATCGCTGCTGGAAGCCGACGACACCACACACCGCATCGATCTGAGTGAGCGCACGCGTGACCTGGTTCCGGAACTCGACGCGTCGTATCCGGACGCGACGATCGAGACGGAGCTAGCGGACGCGGCCGTCGCGAGCGTCGTCGACCAGTACGACGTGGTCCTGGGAGAACTAGTCGGCAACGCCGTCGAGCACCACGACGCACCGGACCCGACGATACGGATCAGCGTCGCCACGGACGACGCTGGCGACGTTTCCCTGGTGGTCGCGGACGACGGCCCGGGGATCCCCAGTATGGAGCGGAGAGTCCTCGAGGACGGGATCGAGGAACCGATGTTTCACTCACAGGGGCTCGGCCTGTGGCTCGTCCGCGTGTTCGTCCAGCAGTCCGGGGGCGATCTCCGGGTCGAGGACAACGATCCGCGCGGGACGGCGATCAGAATCACGCTGCCTGCCGCGTCCGACTAG
- a CDS encoding inositol monophosphatase, with translation MDDPISLAARAARAGGTVAAERFRSDVRFETKAHKNDLVSDADAAAQDRVVALLSGESDAPVVGEEADTPSTVPASGPAWIVDPIDGTANYLRGMRLWATSVARVEDGEPVAGATVMPAMDDEFLADDGETRLNGESVSVSDRTDPETFAVAVLGWGPHGERDAYAALSEAVVRECGDMRRFGSMQSALAFVASGGLDAAITTRRPNPWDSVAGAHMVRAAGGTVTDLNGGRWRLDSQGLVASNGADHERLVDLARDVAARVDG, from the coding sequence ATGGACGATCCGATCTCCCTCGCCGCCCGGGCGGCGCGTGCCGGCGGTACCGTCGCGGCCGAACGCTTCCGGTCGGACGTACGCTTCGAGACGAAAGCACACAAGAACGACCTGGTGAGCGACGCCGACGCCGCCGCTCAGGACCGCGTCGTCGCACTGCTCTCCGGGGAGAGCGACGCCCCGGTCGTCGGCGAAGAGGCGGATACGCCGTCGACAGTTCCGGCGAGTGGTCCAGCCTGGATCGTCGATCCCATCGACGGGACGGCCAACTACCTCCGGGGGATGCGCCTGTGGGCGACTAGCGTCGCGCGCGTCGAAGACGGCGAGCCGGTCGCCGGGGCGACGGTCATGCCCGCGATGGACGACGAGTTCTTGGCGGACGACGGCGAGACGCGACTGAACGGGGAATCGGTCTCGGTCAGCGACCGGACGGATCCGGAGACGTTCGCGGTCGCGGTGCTGGGCTGGGGGCCACACGGCGAGCGCGACGCGTACGCCGCACTCTCGGAGGCGGTGGTGCGGGAGTGTGGCGACATGCGCCGGTTCGGGAGCATGCAGTCCGCGCTCGCGTTCGTCGCCAGCGGGGGTCTCGACGCTGCGATCACGACGCGGCGACCCAACCCCTGGGATTCGGTCGCCGGCGCGCACATGGTCCGGGCGGCCGGCGGAACCGTCACGGATCTGAACGGCGGGCGCTGGCGACTGGACAGCCAGGGACTCGTCGCCTCGAACGGGGCCGACCACGAACGGCTGGTGGATCTGGCCCGGGACGTGGCTGCACGCGTCGACGGGTGA
- a CDS encoding DUF63 family protein, giving the protein MQVFERMDAGRAWTAAALAGIAALVLGSLVFYDTVYRGFVWHYFWGPVYADAHNAVAAVHQGDSVELLYSEAARQQAMAAGKVVAEPGYTIVSEVGYMILLLFGLIGVLELVRRLGVGRDRDLFFALVPFMLFGGALRVVEDANDAVPEGVSQAIAYPWNSLIISPVIYFTVFFVTLASLLVTIYLRRKGYVETYARPMAAVGSAAFLLTFGYLTSLAFTADYVNFYPQVLLSVVAIATLLAVGIYLGVDRFRPEINAGTGLIGLVVLWGHAIDGVANVVAADWLGALGLPAAIRYSPKHPANAFIISVAETVLPASLLSTLGSSWPFLLVKLAVALAVVWIFDREIFEESPRYALLLLTAIVAVGLGPGTRDMIRATFGI; this is encoded by the coding sequence ATGCAGGTGTTCGAGCGGATGGACGCCGGGCGTGCATGGACGGCGGCCGCCCTGGCAGGGATCGCGGCGCTGGTGCTGGGCTCGCTGGTGTTCTACGATACGGTCTACCGCGGGTTCGTCTGGCACTACTTCTGGGGGCCGGTATACGCCGACGCGCACAACGCGGTGGCGGCAGTTCACCAGGGCGACTCGGTGGAGTTGTTGTACAGCGAAGCGGCGCGCCAACAGGCCATGGCCGCCGGCAAGGTCGTCGCCGAACCGGGGTACACAATCGTCTCGGAGGTCGGCTACATGATCCTCCTGCTGTTCGGGTTGATCGGGGTCCTCGAGCTGGTCCGCCGGCTCGGTGTCGGGCGGGACCGGGACCTGTTTTTCGCGCTGGTCCCGTTCATGCTCTTCGGCGGCGCGTTGCGGGTCGTCGAGGACGCCAACGACGCCGTCCCGGAGGGGGTCAGTCAGGCCATCGCCTACCCGTGGAACTCGCTGATCATCAGCCCCGTCATCTACTTCACGGTCTTTTTCGTGACGCTCGCCTCGCTTTTGGTCACCATCTACCTCCGCCGGAAGGGCTACGTCGAGACGTACGCGAGACCGATGGCGGCGGTCGGGAGCGCGGCCTTCCTCCTGACGTTCGGCTACCTGACCAGCCTCGCCTTCACAGCCGACTACGTGAACTTCTACCCGCAGGTCCTCCTGAGTGTGGTCGCCATCGCGACGCTGCTCGCCGTCGGCATCTACCTGGGCGTCGACCGATTCAGGCCGGAGATCAACGCTGGTACGGGCCTGATCGGGCTGGTGGTGCTGTGGGGCCACGCCATCGACGGCGTCGCGAACGTCGTCGCGGCCGACTGGCTCGGCGCGCTGGGACTGCCCGCCGCGATCAGGTACAGCCCGAAACATCCCGCCAACGCTTTCATCATCAGTGTGGCCGAGACCGTCTTGCCGGCGTCGCTGCTCTCGACGCTGGGCTCGTCCTGGCCGTTCCTGCTCGTGAAACTCGCGGTCGCGCTGGCGGTGGTGTGGATCTTCGACCGGGAGATATTCGAGGAGAGCCCGCGCTACGCGTTGCTCCTGTTGACCGCCATCGTCGCGGTCGGGCTCGGGCCCGGAACGCGCGACATGATCCGCGCTACCTTCGGCATCTAG
- a CDS encoding YcaO-like family protein, whose amino-acid sequence MTVALVGSGPAREAVAAALGDVDAQVTDLDPAVVGGSDLAVVVGQAGDVAFETVDERAREAGVPWLAVEIGGVGGYPVVEAAVAGFGPGTACYRCLQSRVRSNADPDQEPQAAPDPETARFAGAIAGREAAKLVGGKRSSVIGSVIEVPHAQRQFLPVPGCVCAGERDRRLHLDHVDRDLEEALTRAEQGLDDRVGVVAEVGEAESFPAPYYLANVADTSEFSDATAPRQAAGVDADWNAAFMKALGEGYERYSAGVYRTAEFETGTAAEIDDAVPPSTFVCADGDGWATADEHTEVEWVPGRNLDTDGDVWLPAEFVHFPPPTERFRPAVTTGLGLGNSTVEALLSGLYEIIERDAAMLSWYSTFDPLGLSVEDETFGTLRRRAKSEGLDVVPLLLTQDVDVPVVAAAVHREEWPRFAVGLSAHLDPARAARSALAEALQNWLELRGMGREDAMAESGAIGHFADFPGEAQTFLAVGSSVPAEQVGPAEVPAGRDHLDAVVERLRDADLDVYGSRLTTRDVDALGFEAVRAVVPSAQPLFFDAPYFGERAESVPQSMGFEARLDRDHHPYP is encoded by the coding sequence ATGACAGTCGCTCTCGTCGGTTCGGGACCGGCGCGCGAGGCGGTCGCCGCGGCGCTGGGAGACGTCGACGCGCAAGTCACGGACCTCGACCCGGCGGTCGTCGGCGGGTCCGACCTGGCGGTCGTGGTCGGCCAGGCCGGCGACGTGGCCTTCGAGACGGTCGACGAACGCGCGCGCGAGGCGGGGGTCCCCTGGCTCGCGGTCGAGATCGGCGGCGTCGGCGGCTACCCCGTCGTCGAGGCCGCCGTCGCCGGGTTCGGCCCCGGGACGGCCTGTTACCGCTGTCTCCAGTCCCGGGTACGCTCGAACGCCGATCCCGATCAGGAACCGCAGGCCGCCCCCGATCCCGAGACCGCCCGCTTCGCCGGTGCCATCGCCGGCCGTGAGGCCGCGAAACTCGTCGGGGGTAAGCGATCCTCGGTGATCGGGAGCGTGATCGAGGTTCCCCACGCCCAGCGACAGTTTCTCCCGGTCCCGGGCTGCGTCTGTGCCGGCGAGCGCGACCGGCGACTCCACCTCGATCACGTCGACCGCGATCTGGAGGAGGCGCTGACCCGCGCCGAGCAGGGGCTTGACGACCGGGTCGGCGTCGTCGCCGAGGTCGGCGAAGCCGAGTCCTTCCCGGCCCCCTACTACCTGGCGAACGTCGCCGATACGAGCGAGTTCAGCGACGCGACAGCGCCTCGACAGGCCGCCGGCGTCGACGCCGACTGGAACGCGGCGTTCATGAAGGCGCTGGGGGAGGGCTACGAGCGCTACAGCGCCGGCGTCTACCGCACCGCCGAGTTCGAGACCGGCACGGCCGCCGAAATCGACGACGCGGTCCCGCCCTCGACGTTCGTCTGTGCCGACGGCGACGGGTGGGCGACCGCCGACGAACACACAGAGGTCGAGTGGGTCCCCGGCCGGAACCTCGACACGGACGGCGACGTGTGGCTCCCCGCCGAGTTCGTCCACTTCCCGCCGCCGACCGAGCGGTTTCGGCCGGCCGTGACGACGGGTCTCGGACTCGGCAACAGCACCGTGGAGGCGCTGCTCTCGGGGCTGTACGAGATCATCGAGCGCGACGCCGCCATGCTGTCCTGGTACTCGACGTTCGACCCGCTCGGCCTGTCGGTTGAGGACGAGACCTTCGGGACCCTGCGCCGCCGGGCGAAGTCGGAGGGACTCGACGTGGTCCCGCTCCTGCTGACTCAGGACGTGGACGTGCCCGTCGTCGCCGCAGCCGTCCACCGGGAGGAATGGCCCCGCTTCGCCGTCGGCCTCTCGGCCCACCTCGATCCGGCCCGGGCTGCACGGTCGGCGCTCGCCGAAGCTCTCCAGAACTGGCTCGAACTCCGCGGGATGGGCCGGGAGGACGCCATGGCGGAGAGCGGTGCCATCGGCCACTTCGCGGACTTTCCCGGCGAGGCCCAGACGTTCCTCGCCGTCGGGAGTAGCGTCCCGGCCGAGCAGGTCGGGCCCGCGGAGGTTCCGGCCGGCCGGGACCATCTCGACGCCGTCGTGGAGCGGCTGCGGGACGCGGATCTGGACGTGTACGGCTCGCGACTCACCACTCGCGACGTAGATGCGCTCGGGTTCGAGGCGGTTCGTGCCGTGGTCCCGAGCGCCCAGCCCCTCTTTTTCGACGCCCCCTACTTCGGCGAGCGTGCCGAGTCGGTTCCCCAGAGCATGGGGTTCGAGGCGCGACTCGACCGGGACCACCACCCCTACCCGTAG
- the tbsP gene encoding transcriptional regulator TbsP, translated as MSQNLLADGIADLLRTELSATPTESYLINPSRETIEELVSVMSTLESPPGVRLLAAERPLKDVMDDFLVASRAANLVVDGALSIRTVEEPPENALFVTDEEVVAIVAAGESVAGLTTDDADFVGSAREQYDAIWDDASEYNLRTPPLTEVQETLSADISEATATDFDEVLASLQTARGNGDGLDEVTISLLVAAKNGELLYDISKWGEDIGLASKATFSRTKTKLEDMGLIDTEKVPIDVGRPRLRLMLGDERLEDADSDQLANVAQSLLSS; from the coding sequence ATGAGCCAAAACTTGCTTGCGGACGGCATCGCGGACCTGTTACGGACCGAGTTGTCGGCCACCCCCACCGAATCGTATCTGATAAACCCCTCACGGGAGACCATCGAGGAACTGGTATCGGTAATGAGCACGCTGGAGTCTCCGCCCGGTGTCAGACTGCTGGCGGCCGAGCGGCCGCTCAAGGACGTGATGGACGACTTCCTCGTCGCGAGTCGGGCGGCGAACCTCGTCGTCGACGGCGCGCTGTCGATCCGGACGGTCGAGGAGCCACCGGAGAACGCACTGTTCGTCACCGACGAGGAGGTCGTCGCCATCGTCGCGGCCGGCGAGTCGGTGGCCGGGCTGACGACCGACGACGCCGACTTCGTCGGCAGCGCTCGGGAGCAGTACGACGCCATCTGGGACGACGCGAGCGAATACAACCTCAGGACCCCGCCGCTGACGGAGGTCCAGGAGACGCTGTCCGCCGACATCAGCGAGGCGACGGCGACGGACTTCGACGAGGTGCTAGCCTCTCTTCAGACCGCACGCGGTAACGGGGACGGCCTCGACGAAGTGACGATCAGCCTCCTCGTTGCCGCGAAAAACGGCGAGCTACTCTACGATATCAGCAAGTGGGGCGAAGACATCGGCCTCGCCTCGAAGGCGACCTTCTCCCGGACCAAGACCAAACTCGAAGACATGGGCCTGATCGACACCGAGAAGGTCCCCATCGACGTGGGCCGACCGCGGCTCCGCCTGATGCTGGGCGACGAGCGACTCGAAGATGCCGACTCGGACCAGCTGGCCAACGTGGCCCAGAGCCTGCTGTCGAGCTGA
- the glyA gene encoding serine hydroxymethyltransferase, which yields MNYEHVREVDPAVADALEGEVQRQNETLAMIASENHVSEAVLEAQGSALTNKYAEGYPGERYYAGCEYADEVEELAIERAEELWGAEHVNVQPHSGTQANQGVYYAMLEPGDKILSLDLEHGGHLSHGHPANFTGQLYEVEQYEVDADSGYIDYDELREQAEAFDPDIVVSGYSAYPREVDFEAIQEAADAVDAYHLADIAHITGLVAAGVHQNPVGTADFVTGSTHKTIRAGRGGIIMCDEEYADDIDAAVFPGGQGGPLMHNVAGKAVGFKEALEPEFEEYAEQTIENAKALGDQLQERGLSLVSGGTDNHLVLVDLRDSHPDTTGKDAEEALEDVGIVLNANTVPGETRSAFEPSGIRAGTPGLTTRGFDEDACREVADIIADVIDDYDDEDVKAEAAERVQNLTDAHPLYE from the coding sequence ATGAACTACGAGCACGTCCGGGAGGTCGACCCGGCGGTCGCGGACGCCCTGGAGGGCGAGGTACAGCGGCAAAACGAAACGCTGGCGATGATCGCCAGCGAGAACCACGTCAGCGAGGCGGTGCTGGAAGCGCAGGGCAGCGCGCTCACCAACAAGTACGCCGAGGGTTACCCGGGCGAGCGCTACTACGCCGGCTGTGAGTACGCCGACGAGGTCGAGGAACTCGCCATCGAGCGTGCCGAGGAGCTCTGGGGTGCCGAGCACGTCAACGTTCAGCCCCACTCGGGGACGCAGGCCAACCAGGGCGTCTACTACGCCATGCTCGAACCCGGCGACAAGATCCTCTCGCTGGATCTGGAACACGGCGGCCACCTCTCGCACGGCCACCCCGCGAACTTCACCGGCCAGCTCTACGAGGTCGAACAGTACGAGGTCGACGCCGACTCGGGCTACATCGACTACGACGAGCTACGGGAGCAGGCCGAGGCCTTCGACCCCGACATCGTCGTCTCGGGGTACTCCGCGTACCCGCGCGAGGTCGACTTCGAGGCCATCCAGGAGGCGGCCGACGCCGTCGACGCTTACCACCTCGCGGACATCGCCCACATCACCGGCCTCGTAGCCGCGGGCGTCCACCAGAACCCCGTCGGCACCGCCGACTTCGTCACGGGGTCGACCCACAAGACGATCCGCGCAGGTCGGGGCGGCATCATCATGTGCGACGAGGAGTACGCCGACGACATCGACGCCGCCGTCTTCCCCGGCGGGCAGGGCGGCCCCCTGATGCACAACGTCGCCGGCAAGGCCGTCGGGTTCAAGGAAGCTCTCGAACCCGAGTTCGAGGAGTACGCCGAACAGACCATCGAGAACGCGAAAGCGTTGGGCGACCAGCTGCAGGAGCGTGGACTCTCGCTGGTTTCCGGTGGGACGGACAACCACCTCGTCCTCGTGGATCTGCGCGACTCCCACCCCGATACGACGGGCAAGGACGCCGAGGAAGCCCTCGAGGACGTGGGGATCGTCCTCAACGCCAACACGGTGCCGGGCGAGACGCGCTCGGCGTTCGAGCCCTCGGGCATCCGCGCGGGCACGCCCGGACTGACCACGCGCGGCTTCGACGAGGACGCCTGCCGCGAGGTCGCGGACATCATCGCCGACGTGATCGACGACTACGACGACGAGGACGTGAAGGCCGAGGCCGCCGAGCGCGTCCAGAACCTGACCGACGCGCACCCGCTGTACGAGTAG
- a CDS encoding bifunctional methylenetetrahydrofolate dehydrogenase/methenyltetrahydrofolate cyclohydrolase, with protein sequence MTEIIDGNAVAQEIRDGLGDAIDTLADDGTTPTLATVLMSDDPASETYVSMKQDDCEEVGIDARDVEIDPDAPADELFDTIDELNDDPEVNGILVQMPVPDHVDDREVLRRIDPLKDVDGFHPENVGRLVAGNARYKPCTPHGIQKLLADAGVETEGADAVVVGRSDIVGKPMANLLLQKAEGGNATVTVCHSRTEDLAARTRAADIVIAAAGVPEMIDGDMLGEGATVIDVGINRVEADNDKGYELVGDVEYESAKEVAGAITPVPGGVGPMTRAMLLWNTVKAASLQTDTDVTLP encoded by the coding sequence ATGACCGAGATCATCGACGGGAACGCCGTCGCACAGGAAATTCGCGACGGACTGGGCGACGCCATCGACACCCTCGCCGACGACGGGACCACACCGACGCTCGCCACGGTACTGATGAGCGACGACCCGGCCAGTGAGACCTACGTCTCGATGAAACAGGACGACTGCGAGGAGGTCGGCATCGACGCCCGGGACGTCGAGATCGATCCCGACGCGCCCGCCGACGAACTCTTCGACACCATCGACGAGTTGAACGACGACCCCGAAGTCAACGGCATCCTCGTCCAGATGCCCGTCCCCGACCACGTCGACGACCGAGAGGTCCTCCGGCGGATCGACCCCCTGAAGGACGTGGACGGCTTCCACCCCGAGAACGTCGGCCGACTCGTCGCCGGAAACGCCCGCTACAAGCCCTGCACACCCCACGGGATCCAGAAACTGCTCGCCGACGCCGGCGTCGAGACCGAGGGAGCCGACGCCGTCGTGGTCGGCCGCTCGGACATCGTCGGCAAGCCGATGGCGAACCTCCTGCTCCAGAAGGCCGAGGGCGGCAACGCGACGGTTACTGTGTGTCACTCCCGGACCGAGGATCTGGCGGCTCGCACCCGCGCGGCCGACATCGTGATCGCCGCGGCGGGCGTCCCCGAGATGATCGACGGCGACATGCTCGGCGAGGGCGCGACGGTGATCGACGTGGGGATCAACCGCGTCGAGGCGGACAACGACAAGGGCTACGAACTCGTCGGCGACGTGGAGTACGAGAGCGCGAAGGAGGTCGCGGGCGCGATCACGCCCGTCCCCGGTGGTGTGGGACCGATGACCCGCGCGATGCTGCTCTGGAACACCGTCAAGGCCGCGAGCCTCCAGACCGACACCGACGTGACCCTGCCCTGA
- a CDS encoding NUDIX hydrolase, translating to MTASEPAFEDLAARDDVLDRRKSEAVDADRLAELQPKVDPMTWAVGAVVTDDAGRVLLVREDGEWLAPGGEVEPGETHEEALVREVREETGVEIGVGDLVAVTEAAFECADDRLAFYFAHYTATPETTALAADPGLDGEGIETVEWVEDVPENTVDREVVRRFRGNHG from the coding sequence ATGACCGCGAGCGAACCAGCGTTCGAGGATCTGGCGGCCCGGGACGACGTACTCGACCGCCGCAAGTCCGAGGCCGTCGACGCCGATCGCCTGGCCGAACTGCAGCCGAAGGTCGACCCGATGACCTGGGCCGTCGGAGCAGTCGTCACCGACGATGCCGGCCGCGTCCTGCTGGTCCGGGAGGACGGCGAGTGGCTCGCACCCGGCGGCGAGGTCGAACCCGGCGAGACCCACGAAGAAGCGCTGGTCCGGGAAGTACGGGAGGAGACGGGCGTCGAGATCGGCGTCGGGGACCTCGTCGCCGTCACCGAGGCCGCCTTCGAGTGTGCGGACGACCGGCTCGCATTCTACTTCGCCCACTACACCGCGACCCCGGAGACGACTGCACTCGCGGCCGATCCCGGCCTCGACGGCGAAGGGATCGAGACCGTCGAGTGGGTCGAGGACGTGCCGGAGAATACCGTCGACCGCGAAGTCGTCCGCCGGTTCCGCGGCAATCACGGTTGA